In Klebsiella aerogenes, the DNA window CGGGTTCAAAATGGCAAACAAAATAGCCTGTTAAGCTTTAACCATCTCTTTTTCGATCAGCATAATCAGGATATGAATCACCTTAATGTGAATTTCCTGAATGCGATCGGCGTAACCGAAATGCGGTACGCGAATTTCTACATCGGCGGAACCCGCCATTTTGCCGCCGTCTTTACCGGTCAGGGTGATGACTTTCATCCCCTGCGCGCGAGCCGCTTCAATGGCTTTAATCACGTTGCCGGAGTTGCCGGAGGTAGAGATCCCCAACAGAACATCGCCTGCGCGGCCGACAGATTCGACATAGCGGGAGAAGACATATTCATAGCCAAAATCGTTACTCACGCAGGACAGATGGCTGACGTCAGAAATGGCGATCGCCGGATAACCAGGGCGGTTTTCACGATAGCGCCCGGTCAGTTCTTCCGCAAAGTGCATCGCATCGCAGTGGGAACCGCCGTTGCCGCAGGAGAGGACTTTACCGCCAGCTTTGAAGCTATCCGCCAGCAGCACCGCCGCGCGTTGAATAGCGTGAATGTTGGCTTCGTCCTGCAGAAAGTTGGCCAGCGTTTCCGCGGCTTCGTTCAGTTCGTTACGAATAAGATCCTGGTACATGAGGATAATCCTTCAGTATTGGTTGGAATAACTCTGGCAGTGTACCGGATAGCCGCCGAAGCGAGAAGCAGCAGGAAAGGTTATCCCCCGCCCTTTTGATTTTACGTGCCGCTTTTCCGTACAACAATGTGAGCAAGGTTGTAATTATTTTGTAAACACATTGCTAAAACAAATTACATCCACTACAACCAATACATCACAAGTGGTCAGACCTCCTACAAGATAAGGGAGCATTTCTCTATGATGATTTTGAGTATTGTTGCAACCGTGGTGTTACTCGGCGTGCTCTTCTATCACCGAGTCAGCCTGCTTCTCAGCAGCGTGATTTTGCTCGCCTGGACTGCGGCGCTTAGCGTGGCGGGGTTGTGGAATGTCTGGCTGCTGCTGCCGCTGGCAATTATTCTGCTGCCGTTCAACTTCGCGCCGATGCGTAAATCACTTTTCTCCGCTCCGGCCTTCCGCGCCTTCCGTAAAGTGATGCCGCCAATGTCGCGCACAGAAAAAGAAGCTATCGATGCCGGCACCACCTGGTGGGAAGGCGATCTGTTCCGCGGCAACCCGGATTGGCACAAGCTGCATAACTATCCGCAGCCGCGCCTCACCGCCGAAGAGCAAGCGTTCATTGACGGGCCGGTAGAAGAGGCCTGCCGTATGGCTAACGACTTCGAAATTACCCACGAAATGGCGGATCTGCCGCCGGAGCTGTGGGCGTACCTGAAAGAGCATCGTTTCTTCGCGATGATCATCAAGAAAGAGTACGGCGGCCTGGAATTCTCAGCCTATGCCCAGTCTCGCGTGCTGCAAAAACTGTCCGGCGTATCCGGGATCCTGGCGATCACCGTTGGCGTGCCTAACTCCTTAGGCCCGGGCGAGCTACTGCAGCATTACGGTACTGACGAGCAGAAAAATCACTATCTGCCACGCCTGGCACGTGGCCAGGAGATCCCGTGCTTCGCGCTAACCAGCCCGGAAGCCGGTTCCGATGCCGGTGCGATCCCCGATACCGGGGTGGTCTGTATGGGCGACTGGCAAGGTCAGCAGGTACTGGGTATGCGCCTGACCTGGAACAAACGCTATATCACCCTCGCACCCATCGCTACCGTACTGGGACTGGCGTTCAAACTCTCTGATCCGGATCGTCTGCTGGGCGGCGAGGAAGAACTGGGGATCACCTGTGCGCTGATCCCAACCTCTACGCCGGGCGTAGAAATCGGTCGCCGTCACTTCCCGCTAAACGTACCGTTCCAGAATGGCCCCACTCGCGGTAAAGATATTTTCGTGCCGATCGATTACATCATTGGCGGCCCCGGCATGGCCGGCCAGGGCTGGCGCATGCTGGTTGAATGCCTGTCCGTCGGCCGTGGCATTACCCTGCCGTCCAACGCCACTGGCGGCCTGAAATCCGTGGCGATGGCGACTGGCGCTTACGCCCATATTCGCCGTCAGTTCAAAATCTCAATCGGTAAAATGGAGGGGATCGAAGAGCCGCTGGCGCGTATCGCAGGCAACGCCTACGTCATGGATGCCGCCGCCTCGCTGATTACCTACGGCATTATGCTTGGCGAAAAACCAGCAGTACTGTCGGCGATAGTTAAATACCACTGTACCCACCGCGGCCAGCGCTCAATTATTGATGCCATGGATATTACTGGTGGTAAAGGCATCATGCTGGGCGAAGGCAACTTCCTCGCCCGCGCTTATCAGGGGGCACCTATCGCGATCACCGTTGAAGGGGCGAACATCCTGACCCGCAGTATGATGATCTTTGGTCAAGGGGCGATTCGTTGCCATCCGTACGTACTCGATGAAATGGCCGCAGCGCAAAACAACGACGTAAACGCCTTTGATAAACTGCTGTTTAAGCATATCGGCCATGTCGGCAGCAACAAAGTGCGCAGCTTCTGGCTCGGTCTGACTCGCGGTCTGACCAGCAGCGCGCCGACCCGCGATACGACTCGCCGTTACTATCAACATATGAACCGTCTGAGCGCCAACCTGGCCCTGTTGTCGGACGTTTCCATGGCGGTCCTGGGCGGCAGCCTGAAACGTCGCGAACGTATCTCCGCACGCCTCGGCGATGTCCTGAGCCAGCTGTACCTGGCTTCGGCAGTGCTGAAACGCTATGACGATGAAGGCCGCAATGAAGCCGATCTGCCGCTAGTGCATTGGGGCGTGCAGGATGCGCTGTATCAGGCGGAGCAGGCTATCGACGACTTGCTGAAAAACTTCCCGAACCGCTTCATCGCCGGTGCGATGCGTATCGTCATCTTCCCGACCGGTCGCCACTACAATGCGCCGTCCGATAAACTGGATC includes these proteins:
- the lpcA gene encoding D-sedoheptulose 7-phosphate isomerase; translation: MYQDLIRNELNEAAETLANFLQDEANIHAIQRAAVLLADSFKAGGKVLSCGNGGSHCDAMHFAEELTGRYRENRPGYPAIAISDVSHLSCVSNDFGYEYVFSRYVESVGRAGDVLLGISTSGNSGNVIKAIEAARAQGMKVITLTGKDGGKMAGSADVEIRVPHFGYADRIQEIHIKVIHILIMLIEKEMVKA
- the fadE gene encoding acyl-CoA dehydrogenase FadE is translated as MMILSIVATVVLLGVLFYHRVSLLLSSVILLAWTAALSVAGLWNVWLLLPLAIILLPFNFAPMRKSLFSAPAFRAFRKVMPPMSRTEKEAIDAGTTWWEGDLFRGNPDWHKLHNYPQPRLTAEEQAFIDGPVEEACRMANDFEITHEMADLPPELWAYLKEHRFFAMIIKKEYGGLEFSAYAQSRVLQKLSGVSGILAITVGVPNSLGPGELLQHYGTDEQKNHYLPRLARGQEIPCFALTSPEAGSDAGAIPDTGVVCMGDWQGQQVLGMRLTWNKRYITLAPIATVLGLAFKLSDPDRLLGGEEELGITCALIPTSTPGVEIGRRHFPLNVPFQNGPTRGKDIFVPIDYIIGGPGMAGQGWRMLVECLSVGRGITLPSNATGGLKSVAMATGAYAHIRRQFKISIGKMEGIEEPLARIAGNAYVMDAAASLITYGIMLGEKPAVLSAIVKYHCTHRGQRSIIDAMDITGGKGIMLGEGNFLARAYQGAPIAITVEGANILTRSMMIFGQGAIRCHPYVLDEMAAAQNNDVNAFDKLLFKHIGHVGSNKVRSFWLGLTRGLTSSAPTRDTTRRYYQHMNRLSANLALLSDVSMAVLGGSLKRRERISARLGDVLSQLYLASAVLKRYDDEGRNEADLPLVHWGVQDALYQAEQAIDDLLKNFPNRFIAGAMRIVIFPTGRHYNAPSDKLDHKVAKILQIPGATRSRIGRGQYLTPSEHNPVGLLEAALLDVMAADPIHQRICKELGKNLPFTRLDELATNALAKGLINQDEADILTRAETSRLRSINVDDFAADELATKPVKLPEKTRKVEAA